GGTGGCGCTCCAGGGTGAGCCAGGGGCGCACGGTGCCGTCGGGTAGCCGCTCGAAGCAGGCCATCACGGCGTCCACGGCTTCCTCGGTCCACTCGGGGTTCCCGGCTCGGATACGCTCCCGTAGCCGCTCCCACGGGGTGCCGCGCAGCTCCGGTGGCCGAAGCTCCCGGGCTGTCTCCTCCCACGTGGCTCCGGGCCGTTCCCGAAGCGCGATCCAGCCGCCGTCCACGAGCCCCAACCCGCGGGTCAGCCCGGGATGCCGGGCGCCGAGCTCCAGCACCACGTTGCCGCCCCAGGACTGGCCCACCACCACGGGCCGCTCCCAGCCCAGCGCGCCGACAAGCCCCGCCAGGTCGGCCGCCACGTCCCCCGGGCCGTAGCCCGCCGGGGGCTTTTCACTGCACCCGTGCCCGCGCAGGTCCGGCGCCGCCACGGCGTGGCCTGCGGCACTGAGCTCCCGGGCCACCAGGTCCCAGGTCCGGGCGTTGCTCGCCAGGCCGTGGAGGAGGACGAAGCCGGGCTCTTCCCCGGGCCAGAGGCGCAGGCACAGCCGCACCCCGACCTCGAGCGCCCGCACTTCGGGCAGACGAAGGGCAGCGGAAGCGCAGGGGGCGGGAGGGGCCCAGGGTGTCGGGGAAACGGCCATGGTGTGACGCATGT
The DNA window shown above is from Thermodesulfobacteriota bacterium and carries:
- a CDS encoding alpha/beta hydrolase, which encodes MRLCLRLWPGEEPGFVLLHGLASNARTWDLVARELSAAGHAVAAPDLRGHGCSEKPPAGYGPGDVAADLAGLVGALGWERPVVVGQSWGGNVVLELGARHPGLTRGLGLVDGGWIALRERPGATWEETARELRPPELRGTPWERLRERIRAGNPEWTEEAVDAVMACFERLPDGTVRPWLTLERHLAILRGLWEQTPSALYPQVGEPVVLCAAEDGSRHREVRRREVAAARRALPRSALHWFPDTHHDIHLHRPQALAAVFLRELRQGGWSGPE